A region of the Verrucomicrobiota bacterium genome:
CCTCGTGCAGAATCACGGCATGTCCCGGCATGCCCATGTACAGTTCCAGTGGGGCGGGCTGGCCGTTCGCATCGACGACTTGGAAGCTCAAGCTAAGATCAACTCCCGCCACGACCGAAGACAATGCCTCCCATCGCACCTGATAGGGTTGGGAGGGCACTGAAGGGGAAGGAGCCGCGCCGGTTCCAACGGGATGAGAGGCGTGCCAGGCATCAGTCGGATCCGGACTTATTTCGCTGTGATGCCACGAGGCTGGGGAGGCGCCGGGACCGATTCGGACTCGACCGGTGAGGGTTTGGGACGCTCCGGTTTCGTGGGTGATGTCGGCGAAAGTGAGGTATTCACCCTCCGGCAGAGGCGGCAACGCGGTATCAAAGAGCCGGTCATCTCTTCCGGAGGGATGCAGGTGGGCGAAGACGTCGAGGCCAGGTTGCCGGACGAGGAAAAGGTGCATGAGCTTGCCGTGGTCCGGAATCAACGGCGAGCGCTGGTGCCTTTCCCACCGGGGATCATCGATGGCAAGGCGAAGAGCGCGGTGGCCGTCGCGTTCGCTCAAGGTGAGAGTGGTTTGGGGCGACCGGTAGAGCCGGTTGGATACGAAATGGCGATCCACCGCACCCCACCAACGGTAGCCTCCATAGAGTGCGCCCGTGATGAAGATCATAGCCGCGAGGGCCGCGAGGCGTCCGCCCCGGAGGCGGCGGCGGGTGGGAAGGCTTCCAGGTTCGAGCAGACTTTCACTCAAGGCCGCGCGTGCAATGGAGGCCAGGAGCGCGACGAGGAGGAGGCCGAGCCCGGACAATACTCCAGTCATGAGAGGAGTCATGACCAGCCTCCGGGTGGCCAGTGCCGTGATGGGCACGATGGCTTCGCCTTTTCCAGCCGAGGATTCGACGCGGACGAGTACGCCGTACGCGCCGGTGGTCATGAACCAGAGTTCGGCGCTGTAGAGGTTGGTTTCGCCTCGGACGAGCGTGGCTGAGTCGGGAGGAGGCGCCCCCTTGCGTCCGGCATCCCACTTCACAGGGAGGACTTGGACCTGATGGGGTCCCGTGTTCTTAACCCGGACCGAAATCTGGGCCAAACCGGGGACGACGGGGGGCGGGCGGATGACGACGCGGATGGGGTGGGGTCCGGCTTCTCCTTCAAAAAAAACATTGGGGCTGCCGACATGGGCGAGCGCGGGCCAAGCCAGGCCGAGGAGAAGGATGGTGGACCACAACGCCACTCTGTCTCGCACTTTATTCATCGCCGGACGCGAGTCATCCAGCCTCCGATTCCGAGCCCCACGGCGGAGGCGGCTATGCCGAGGCCTGCCGCGAGGGCGATGTCTTTGGGCTGGGCAGCGGAGCGGTTGCGCAACCAGAATTCTTTCTGATAGGGACCAGGTCTGGAGAAGTAGGGATAGAACGCGCGGCCGGCAAAGAACCGATTTTGCGCCGAATCGGAGATCAAGAATTTCGAGAAATGCCATTGGGCCGGGAGCATCGTGCCCACGAAAAGTGCTCCGAGCGGAATGGCGAGCAGGAGGACTCGCCACCAGGGAATTCTCCCTTTACCAAAGCGTTGAATGAGGAGGTCGAACAGCGCAGCCGGCAAGATGAGCAAGAGCGGAAACGCGGGCGGCACCATGTGAGTGACCGGCGAGTAGATGGGCGCGAGCATGGGCTGTCCGCGGAAGAGGGGGAGGATCCAGAGGGCGCCGGCCATGATGCCCATGTAAATGGCGGCGGAGCGAGTGGCACCCCAATTCCCCTTGGAAGCGCGGGAGATGAGAGCCAGATAAACCGGAAAGGTGCTGGCGATGATCCCGTAGAAGAGTCCGCTATGCTGCTGATTGGGAAAAGTCTCCTCGGTCATCATGATGGCGAGCATGGTGATGAGGACCCCGGCGACATCATTGAAAAGGAGACTGGCCCGTGCTTGCTTGGACTCCTCGATGTTGTTTTGGCAGGCGAGAACCAGGAGCAGAACTCCGAGCGCGACTCCAAACATGCCCAAAGCGAGAACGGAATGCGGTGGACTGATGATTTCCACGTCCAGGCCATAGGCGTCGTGCCACCAGTCGTCGAAAGGCGCGGAAGTGAGCATGGCGAGGTTTCCCCAGACTACCACCCAAGCTCCCAAGGGACCGTGGAAACCCCAGATCCGAACGGCTCCCGCCTTTTCACGGTCCGTGCCCCAAAAAGTCAGCCGCAGGATGAGTGCGATGCAGGTGAGGCCGGGAATCAGTCCACCCGCGTGAATGCAGAGATGGGCTGGCGTCCAGAACGTGTCTCGTCCGATGGTGGAATGCCACGAAATGTCCCACAGCACTCCCACGGGTATGCCGGTGACTCCGATGGCGGCGAGGTAAATGAACCACGGGATGGCCGTTGGTGCGGTGTCCCGGATTCGGGACCCGGCGGTTTCGAGAGGAGGCATGAGGACCTCAGCGCTCATTCCATCTTGCCGAGCCATGGAGGGATCCTGGTGTGCGGGGTGGGTCGTTGTCCAGCTTGCGAAAGGTGCGGAGTCTCTGGCTCCGGCTCGAACACTCGAACCGCGACCGTGATGACATCCCGTCGCCGCACGTTGAAAATCTGGAGTCTTCCGACCTGTCCGCACGCTGCGGCTGGTCTCCGACACATCCGCGCTCCCTTGATTCCACCGAAAACACCGAAGAACCCCTCTCCTTTCGGCAGGCCTTTGACGCTCAAGTTTTTGCGCATCTCGACGCTGCAGAATGGAGGATTCCAGGTTGACGGATCTGGTCGATGCTCGCGGAGCGGGTCCGCCCGAATCTATCGCGTCGTGATGATGCGATGGAAGGCTTTCGCTGTGGAGTGCGAAACCGGTGCATCCCGATGTTGCCGGTGATGCAGGTAGGGCGCGTCCGTCCCGGCGCGCCGCCGGAGCATGATGTTTTGCATCCCGTGGGCGGCGGGCTGGGACAGGCCCGCCCTACCAACAACATCGGGATGCACGGGTGCGAAACGCACGGTGCATCAAGAGATTGTCGGTGACTGGGTTGTCGTGGTAATGCAGACAGCATTGTCTGCTTTTTCGCAGGCTGCCCAGCCTGCGGGGCGACGAAGGGAACCCGGCGTGTGGAGAGCATGGAAGCGCCTCGTTCTTCACCCGCCGGGCCGACTGACATTCGGCGATACGGCAGCCTGCGCCACACGACAGACCACTTCGGGGTTCACGGCGAAACGCACCCTCGGTTACTTCGATGTTCGCCCGAAATGCCGGTCGGCGAAGTCGAGGAACAGTTTCCAGTCGAAGGCGGTGATGTCATGGGCGCCCGTGCGCTGGTGGTAGCCCACGCTTGCCCCCACGGACTGGTCCGGCGCGGGTGGGTTTGTCTCCACCAGTCCCGTTTTTCCGAAGAGCCGCCATGCCGGCGAAGCATGCACGGCGGCGAGGAACTCGCCCAAGGGATCCGCCCAGCGATCCTCCGTCGCGCTGGCCACATAGGCTGGACGCGGCGCCGTCAGCGCGATCAGTTGGTGCGCGTCCACCGGCATCTGGTGCTCCTGATCCGTGAAGCGAGCGTAGTTGCCGCAGAACCAATAGGGCACTGCGCGCACCAAGTCGCGCACGCGTTCCCCGTACTCACGGCGGGCCAGAGAGGCGCCGCCCTCACCCGAGTCGTTCGAGATCGTGATCGCGAATCGCTCGTCCCGCGCTCCCGCCCAAAGTGCCGTCTTACCGTGGCGGGAATGTCCGAAAACCACGACTTTCTTGGAATCGATTCGGGGTTCGGATTCCAGCACGTCGAGCGACCGACTCAACCCCCAGGCCCAAGCCGCGATGGCGCCCCAGTCTTCCGGTCCGGGATCGCGCCCCGACTTGCTGGCATAGAACCCGCGGATACCGTCCTTCCACCCGTCGCGGTGGTCCGGTTCGATGTCCCCATAATAGTACGTGGCTACGGCGTAGCCCCGGCTGAGTGCCCGTTCGAGAGGCCAGCGCGAAGCGTGTTTTCCACGCGTGGCTTCGGTCGCGCGATGATTTTCAATGCCCATTTTCCGGGCGGGCCTCATCCATCGTGAGGAAGCGGTGATGCGGGGGTCGGAATGCACGCTCTGATTCCCATAATAATTGAGTCCGAGAAAGGCGGGTGCGGGAGAGACGGCACCATTGGGGAGGTAAAGCAAGAGATCCAGA
Encoded here:
- a CDS encoding acetylxylan esterase, with the protein product MNALLHASLTGLAVLIQAAAATNYDESKVPPYRLPELLAAEDGTRVTHEADWRNRRRPELLSLFEKHIYGTAPGRPATLSWKTGLTDTNALGGLATRKEIAVFLDGRPDGPRLDLLLYLPNGAVSPAPAFLGLNYYGNQSVHSDPRITASSRWMRPARKMGIENHRATEATRGKHASRWPLERALSRGYAVATYYYGDIEPDHRDGWKDGIRGFYASKSGRDPGPEDWGAIAAWAWGLSRSLDVLESEPRIDSKKVVVFGHSRHGKTALWAGARDERFAITISNDSGEGGASLARREYGERVRDLVRAVPYWFCGNYARFTDQEHQMPVDAHQLIALTAPRPAYVASATEDRWADPLGEFLAAVHASPAWRLFGKTGLVETNPPAPDQSVGASVGYHQRTGAHDITAFDWKLFLDFADRHFGRTSK